A single Candidatus Thalassolituus haligoni DNA region contains:
- the trpD gene encoding anthranilate phosphoribosyltransferase: protein MEMRAALARVVEGENLTTEEMTDVMRQIMTGQCEDAQIGAFLVALRMKGETIDEIVGAVRVMRDLVSGVNVHPHHAVDIVGTGGDGSNLFNVSTASSFVVAAAGGKVAKHGNRGVSSKSGSADLLEAAGVKLTLSPEQVARCIEELGVGFMFAPQHHSAMKHAIGVRKSLGLRTIFNILGPMTNPAGVPNQLIGVYSKALVRPVAEVMQRMNAGHVMVVHSDDGLDEISLAGPTYACELYMGELRERIIRPEELEIEPRSLNGLIVNSAAESLELIQDALGKRKTEAGKKAADMLALNAGAAIYVAGLALNLKDGVSMAQDAIYSGLALEKMKELVSFSTCLVEDGAA, encoded by the coding sequence ATGGAAATGCGCGCTGCCCTTGCACGGGTTGTCGAAGGTGAAAATCTGACGACGGAAGAAATGACCGATGTCATGCGCCAGATAATGACCGGCCAGTGTGAAGATGCCCAGATCGGGGCATTTCTGGTTGCCTTGCGGATGAAGGGCGAAACCATTGACGAAATTGTCGGTGCGGTGCGTGTGATGCGGGATTTGGTTAGCGGCGTCAATGTTCATCCGCACCATGCGGTGGATATTGTCGGTACTGGTGGCGATGGCTCGAACTTGTTTAATGTCTCAACGGCCTCGTCCTTTGTGGTTGCGGCTGCAGGCGGCAAGGTCGCCAAGCACGGTAATCGTGGCGTTTCGTCGAAATCAGGCAGTGCCGATTTACTTGAGGCGGCGGGGGTCAAATTGACGCTCAGCCCCGAGCAGGTTGCCCGTTGTATTGAAGAGTTGGGAGTGGGCTTTATGTTTGCTCCCCAGCACCACAGTGCCATGAAACATGCCATTGGTGTGCGCAAGTCGCTGGGGCTAAGAACCATTTTTAACATTCTTGGGCCCATGACCAACCCGGCCGGTGTACCCAATCAGTTGATTGGTGTGTACAGCAAGGCGTTGGTGCGCCCGGTGGCGGAAGTGATGCAGCGGATGAACGCTGGCCACGTCATGGTAGTGCATTCCGATGACGGACTGGATGAAATCAGTCTGGCTGGCCCTACGTACGCCTGTGAGCTTTACATGGGTGAACTTCGTGAACGTATTATTCGTCCAGAAGAGCTGGAAATTGAACCACGCAGCCTGAATGGTCTGATCGTTAATAGCGCGGCTGAAAGTCTGGAGTTGATTCAGGATGCGTTGGGCAAACGTAAAACGGAAGCAGGCAAGAAAGCCGCAGATATGCTGGCTTTGAATGCCGGTGCTGCCATTTATGTGGCTGGCTTGGCGCTGAATCTGAAAGATGGTGTCAGCATGGCACAGGATGCCATCTACTCGGGTCTGGCACTGGAAAAAATGAAAGAGCTGGTCAGCTTTTCAACCTGTCTGGTTGAAGATGGCGCTGCCTGA
- a CDS encoding aminodeoxychorismate/anthranilate synthase component II, producing MLVMIDNYDSFTYNIVQYFAELGADVRVFRNDDVTLEQIEALKPDHLVISPGPCTPNEAGISMDAIRHFAGQLPILGICLGHQSIGQVFGGTITRAGQVMHGKLSAIHHANTGVFSGLTNPYQATRYHSLVIDKHTLPACLEVTAWTQNPDGSMEEIMGIRHRELAIEGVQFHPESILTEHGHDLLNNFLQMRLN from the coding sequence ATGCTGGTAATGATTGATAACTACGACTCCTTTACTTACAACATCGTGCAGTATTTCGCCGAATTGGGTGCAGATGTGCGGGTGTTTCGTAACGACGACGTTACACTGGAGCAAATCGAAGCTTTGAAACCGGATCATCTCGTGATCTCCCCTGGGCCTTGTACACCGAACGAGGCCGGAATCTCGATGGACGCTATCCGTCACTTTGCCGGCCAGTTGCCGATCCTCGGGATTTGTCTTGGCCACCAGTCGATCGGCCAGGTATTTGGAGGCACGATTACGCGTGCTGGGCAGGTGATGCATGGCAAGCTGTCAGCAATACACCATGCCAATACCGGGGTGTTTAGCGGCCTGACGAATCCGTACCAGGCGACTCGCTACCACTCTCTGGTGATTGACAAGCACACCTTGCCTGCTTGCCTGGAAGTGACTGCCTGGACGCAAAACCCGGATGGCAGCATGGAAGAAATTATGGGGATTCGGCATCGGGAACTGGCGATTGAAGGGGTTCAGTTCCATCCCGAGTCCATTCTTACCGAACATGGCCATGACTTGCTCAACAACTTTTTGCAAATGCGGCTGAACTGA
- the trpE gene encoding anthranilate synthase component I, with translation MTPQEFETLVAQGYNRIPVSRQVLADIDTPLSTYLKLANRPYSYLFESVQGGEKWGRYSMIGLPARHIIKVSGHRVVRLEDGEVVSELEVRDPLQYVSELQQSYKVPDLPGLPRFQGGLVGYFGYDTVRYIEPRLEKGCPVDELNTPDILLMVSEEVVVFDNLSGTLHLIVLADPQQQDALTIAERRIEQLREQLRQPYQGEVGQPLVQPRQVVEDDFRSVFGADEFRSAVSAIKDYILAGDIMQCVISQRMQIPFAGDPVNIYRALRTLNPSPYMYCLHLDDFHVVGSSPEILARLEDGEVTVRPIAGTRKRGHTAAEDLALEQELLADPKEIAEHLMLIDLGRNDVGRVAQTGKVELTDRMVVEHYSHVMHIVSNVTGQVKDGTTAMDVLRAVHPAGTLSGAPKIRAMEIIDELETTKRGVYGGAVGYLSWNGNMDTAIAIRTAVIKDGVLNIQAGAGIVADSIPEMEWQETLNKGRAMFRAVALAEAGLDQ, from the coding sequence ATGACTCCGCAAGAATTTGAAACGCTGGTTGCCCAGGGCTATAACCGTATTCCTGTGTCGCGCCAGGTTCTGGCTGATATCGACACTCCTCTCAGTACCTACCTGAAATTGGCCAATCGCCCTTATTCCTACTTGTTCGAATCGGTTCAGGGTGGAGAAAAATGGGGTCGATATTCGATGATCGGCTTGCCCGCACGACATATCATCAAGGTGTCGGGGCATCGGGTGGTACGGCTGGAAGATGGCGAAGTGGTCAGCGAGCTGGAAGTGCGTGACCCGTTGCAATATGTCAGCGAATTACAGCAAAGTTACAAGGTACCGGATTTGCCCGGCTTGCCGCGTTTTCAGGGCGGGCTGGTCGGCTATTTTGGTTACGATACCGTACGTTATATTGAACCCCGGCTGGAAAAGGGTTGCCCTGTCGATGAATTGAATACTCCGGACATTCTGTTGATGGTGTCAGAAGAGGTGGTGGTATTCGATAACTTGAGTGGCACCTTGCACCTCATTGTACTGGCTGATCCACAGCAGCAGGATGCTCTGACTATTGCCGAACGGCGTATTGAACAGTTGCGCGAACAGCTGCGTCAGCCTTACCAGGGAGAGGTGGGTCAGCCATTGGTGCAGCCACGTCAGGTGGTTGAAGATGATTTCCGCTCAGTGTTTGGTGCAGACGAGTTCCGCTCGGCGGTGTCTGCCATCAAGGATTACATCCTGGCCGGGGACATTATGCAGTGTGTGATATCCCAGCGTATGCAGATTCCGTTTGCGGGCGATCCGGTCAATATCTATCGCGCGTTGAGAACACTGAACCCGTCACCTTATATGTATTGTCTGCATCTGGATGATTTTCATGTTGTCGGTTCTTCGCCAGAGATTCTGGCGCGCCTTGAAGACGGTGAAGTCACCGTACGGCCGATTGCCGGAACGCGCAAACGGGGCCATACCGCCGCAGAGGATCTGGCACTGGAGCAGGAGCTGCTGGCTGATCCAAAAGAGATAGCAGAACATCTGATGCTGATCGACCTCGGGCGTAATGATGTTGGCCGGGTGGCGCAGACTGGCAAGGTGGAACTGACCGACAGAATGGTGGTGGAGCATTACAGTCATGTGATGCACATCGTTTCCAATGTCACCGGCCAGGTAAAAGACGGTACAACCGCGATGGACGTTCTGAGGGCCGTGCATCCGGCGGGAACCTTGAGTGGCGCGCCGAAAATCCGGGCAATGGAAATCATTGATGAACTGGAAACAACCAAACGGGGTGTGTACGGCGGCGCGGTGGGCTATTTGAGCTGGAACGGCAATATGGATACCGCTATTGCGATTCGTACCGCTGTTATCAAGGACGGTGTGCTGAATATTCAGGCAGGAGCCGGGATTGTGGCCGATTCAATTCCGGAAATGGAGTGGCAGGAAACCCTGAACAAGGGCCGGGCCATGTTCCGTGCCGTTGCTCTGGCGGAAGCCGGGCTGGATCAATAA
- a CDS encoding HAD family hydrolase has product MQVYKVKVVFFDLDDSLINKDANSLWIKWRVRRERWALVEATLALASLYRAYKKGRVTHWRLSNYYKTRARGMALSVYQQRVAQFFEERGHLHIYPQAASLLYAYQSQGVELVMITGADDYVARAYADALGITHVISNRLKVVDDRIVGLQRPLCYGSGKVGLARTFLRERGLKFADAAFYTDSHADLPLLEKVAQPVVLNPNARLRDAAELRSWPCLDWRPLKN; this is encoded by the coding sequence ATGCAGGTATACAAGGTAAAAGTCGTTTTTTTTGATCTCGACGACTCACTGATTAACAAGGATGCCAATAGCCTCTGGATCAAATGGCGGGTTCGCCGTGAGCGTTGGGCGCTGGTTGAGGCGACTCTGGCTTTGGCCTCGCTGTATCGCGCCTATAAAAAAGGGCGGGTGACTCACTGGCGATTATCGAATTATTACAAAACCCGTGCCCGTGGCATGGCTTTATCGGTGTATCAGCAGCGGGTGGCGCAGTTTTTTGAGGAGCGTGGCCATCTGCATATTTATCCGCAGGCGGCATCGCTGCTATATGCCTATCAGAGCCAGGGTGTCGAGCTGGTGATGATTACGGGTGCCGATGATTATGTGGCTCGGGCCTACGCTGATGCATTGGGTATCACCCATGTGATCAGTAACCGCCTCAAGGTGGTTGATGATCGTATTGTCGGCTTGCAGCGACCACTGTGCTACGGCAGTGGCAAGGTGGGTTTGGCCCGAACCTTTTTGCGAGAACGGGGTTTGAAATTTGCAGATGCCGCATTTTATACCGACAGCCATGCCGATTTGCCCTTACTGGAAAAAGTGGCCCAGCCTGTAGTATTGAATCCGAATGCCCGTTTGCGTGACGCGGCGGAATTAAGAAGCTGGCCTTGTCTGGACTGGCGTCCCCTCAAAAACTGA
- a CDS encoding HPF/RaiA family ribosome-associated protein, with protein sequence MKGLAISFRDIEHSDGIETSIREKATKLTSTFDDITGIRAVVAMPHNHSYKGRLAHVSLEVGLPGETVAITHDNHDNSDHEDMYVAVRDAFEKAQRKIRKIHEKRVDRNRRATTVVAQAT encoded by the coding sequence ATGAAAGGTCTGGCAATCAGTTTTCGTGACATCGAACATTCAGATGGGATAGAAACGTCTATCCGCGAGAAAGCCACCAAACTTACTTCCACCTTTGATGACATCACCGGTATTCGTGCTGTTGTCGCCATGCCGCACAACCATAGCTATAAAGGCCGACTGGCTCATGTGTCACTGGAAGTGGGATTACCTGGTGAAACGGTAGCAATCACTCACGACAACCACGATAACTCTGACCACGAAGATATGTATGTGGCCGTCAGGGATGCGTTCGAGAAGGCCCAACGCAAGATCCGCAAGATTCATGAAAAGCGGGTAGATCGTAACCGTCGAGCAACAACTGTTGTCGCCCAAGCCACCTGA